The genomic region AAACCCCAAACTGACGCGGCTAATTGCAGCAGGTACCTCTATCTGTGGAGCCTCGGCCATTGTAGCCACCAATGCGGTAGTCGATGGCTCCGAGGAAGACATGACCTACGCCATCGCGACCATTACCGGATTCGGCACCCTGGCCATGGTCAGCTACCCCCTAATTGCCGGATTGGGCCAGTTGTCGCCCGAAACCTTTGGCCTCTGGTGTGGCGCATCGATTCATGAAGTGGCCCAAGTAATCGCCACCGCCTTCCAGCACAGCGCCACCAGCGGCGACATCGCCACCGTCGCCAAGCTCTCCCGCGTGTTGTTGATTGTCCCGATTCTGCTGGGGCTAGGCTGGCAGGCTCGTGGATCTCGGATCCCTGGACAAGCCCAAAAGGCTCTTCCCATTCCCTGGTTTGTACTGTTCTTTGCGGGCTTGGTACTGCTGAATAGTTTGCAGATCTTTCCCACCGCCTTCAAGGCCAGTGTGGCCCAAGGGAACCAAGTACTACTCTGTATCGCCCTGGCGGCCATGGGCCTAGAAACCTATCTCTATAAGCTGGTTAAACTAGGATTGAAACCGCTTTTGCTAGCTGGTTTTTCCTGGTTATTCCTGGCAATAACTAGCCTATTCTTGGTTCAGGTTCTAAGTTAGGAACCCAAGCCAGAAAATAATCCTTGATAATTTGACTCAGACTTAGCCTAGGTTGCCAACACCGAGGGCCGTTTGCCCAGATTCACCGCATCCCCTGGGAATAGCACAACCTAAAACAGCACCCGAAGGGTTAGTCGGGCACCGTGCCATCATGGTAGATGCGTGCTCAGGGACGCTGGCCGTTGGTTCATCTGAGTCCTGGGACGGGCGCGGAGTCATGTGGTTACTCCTAGCCCTTCTCCCTCTCCCTCTTCCTCATTCTGTCAACCCTGTCAACCCGCTGCGGGCAAAGCCTTCACATCCTTACGTCATGGTTTTTCCCTGTGCCGTGGGCTTCCTCTATGAACTGCACTCGGTTAACCTCATTTTCTGCATCTTACTAGGCCGGGGGAGCAGATTTTGAATGGGCTAGCCATCTATAATAGCTTCAACTCAGTATATTTCTTCCCCGCAAAATAGGCACTATCAACTATGGCACCTTCATCTCAACC from Leptolyngbya sp. BL0902 harbors:
- a CDS encoding YeiH family protein, which produces MKVSAKTDISSPPSPSLPWMAQIKAWLPGLGLTGLLAAMALGIGQISHNAGIKLLNPLLVAVLLGIVVRQTVSLSAVYRPGIQFAMKRILRLAVILLGLRLSMAEILAVGPVGLIIITSSTISTFLLTIWLGKRLSVNPKLTRLIAAGTSICGASAIVATNAVVDGSEEDMTYAIATITGFGTLAMVSYPLIAGLGQLSPETFGLWCGASIHEVAQVIATAFQHSATSGDIATVAKLSRVLLIVPILLGLGWQARGSRIPGQAQKALPIPWFVLFFAGLVLLNSLQIFPTAFKASVAQGNQVLLCIALAAMGLETYLYKLVKLGLKPLLLAGFSWLFLAITSLFLVQVLS